One region of Mycobacterium riyadhense genomic DNA includes:
- a CDS encoding protein kinase domain-containing protein, protein MSTVASVECSQCGAGNRAQAKFCGACGAPITAELACPRCGARNSASVRFCDECGTELGARSGPVQPAVPVRAVGDGRYTLSRLLGEGAGKRVYLATDTRLHREVAAALYKAADSDETALRRARREAEAMAKLGEHPNIVNVYDFGEEAGQLYLISQYMAGGDLYGLLSDAAEHRLAVEEVVRIGGDIASGLAHAHAHGVVHRDVKPQNVWLAPDGTAKIGDFGLAAAEGGTRVTAVGTMIGTVAYMPPEQSLGRGSDARSDIYSLGALLYELLCGIPPFVGESAAAVVSQHVATAPVAPSGHRPGVPAALDQLLLRMLAKSPDARPQHATEVRDALGLIAAAAAGGDSLTHDVAALDRITDSGFVGREREIQALRAAIDDVVGRRGRTVLVSGESGIGKTRLASEAAAYAALRGAQVLWGRCYAGAGAPAYWPWVQVIRDYARDHDAETVASDLGSGAFEIAQIVSEVRERIPEIPESPTLDSEQARFRLFDSVSRFLVGASNRQPLAIFLEDLHQADRPSLMLLAFVVRELARSRVFLLCTYRDDELPGEHYLNEVLTALSKERGYAGIRLRGLSDQHVRAMLEAVLQQPLERRDELTLADTVCRESEGNPYFTEEIIRHLIDSEVLDWRDGRWVIRIRDGEGLGIPRGIREAVSHRLEKLPAETRELLSTAAVIGREFDLPILTHVSGLEAGAVLTRMQPALEGAIVRATGEPGGYVFAHGATPDALYDDLPALRRSQLHTAAGEALEQIYEDRIESHLSAIAYHFAKAAPRGDIAKAADYAWWAGERAAATYAYEDAVSLYATSLRLFDTLSEVVPQRRCDLLLALGDAQWRAGEAEGARKTFGEAAVTARELALNDHYARAALGYGGGPGGFSITDRADERLIAMLDEALGVLPARDSALRVTVLARLALELRCKGDLKDADRASAQAIEMAERVGDTKILLLAMHSRQWSTLGPDRIDEAIASGEEMVRLARIVGDRDMEFEGHHLRLIALAQLGDFHAVDEEIAECDRLAGDLRQPRYLRQAAVFRTMRALMQGRFKESERLAQTALTIGQRARREVAAVVFGAQSFLTRFADGSLGQLRDAGREAAARYGQAWPSAYVWLLTEIGQLDEARSRFAELAANGFEALRRSGDSLTSICALSIASVAIGDRDAASNLYELLLPYEDRCTLFLAGAGCLGSNHAFLGLAAAAAARHQDAAHHFELALVRNAEMGCDYVTPRVCYEYARTLLNRSEPADREKAMDLIDRGLAVARQIGVRLEAERLTRLRQEHQEQRSTLGWSALDSVVQSVELDRPDLRAVAAPDGTVTIMFSDIEGSTVLTEQLGDDRWLKVLHRHNALIRGQLVAHDGFEVKSQGDGFMVAFASARSALRCAIAIQRELAALRDQSGSQVLRVRIGLHTGEVIREREDFFGHTVILAARIGAKATGGEILVSGVLRGLVAGSHEFRFGEPRDEQLKGLRDPQRVYEVCWR, encoded by the coding sequence ATGAGCACGGTCGCCAGTGTCGAATGCAGTCAGTGCGGGGCCGGGAACCGCGCGCAGGCCAAGTTCTGCGGTGCCTGTGGCGCCCCGATCACGGCCGAGCTCGCATGCCCGCGGTGCGGTGCGCGTAACTCGGCCTCGGTCCGCTTCTGCGACGAGTGCGGCACTGAGCTGGGGGCCCGATCCGGGCCGGTGCAGCCGGCAGTTCCGGTGCGGGCGGTTGGAGACGGGCGTTATACGCTGAGCCGCCTGCTCGGCGAGGGTGCCGGCAAAAGGGTGTATCTGGCCACCGACACACGGCTGCACCGTGAGGTGGCCGCCGCTCTGTATAAGGCCGCCGACTCGGACGAGACCGCCTTGCGCCGCGCGCGCCGGGAAGCCGAGGCAATGGCGAAGCTTGGCGAGCACCCCAACATCGTCAACGTGTATGACTTCGGCGAAGAGGCGGGGCAGCTCTATCTGATCAGCCAGTACATGGCCGGCGGTGACCTTTATGGGTTGCTGTCGGACGCGGCGGAGCACCGGCTCGCGGTCGAGGAGGTGGTCCGGATCGGCGGCGATATCGCCAGCGGGCTCGCGCACGCGCACGCCCACGGCGTAGTGCATCGTGACGTCAAGCCGCAGAATGTGTGGCTGGCGCCCGACGGCACGGCCAAGATCGGCGATTTTGGGCTCGCGGCCGCGGAAGGCGGGACGCGCGTGACGGCTGTGGGGACGATGATCGGAACGGTCGCCTATATGCCGCCAGAGCAGAGCCTCGGTCGCGGTTCCGACGCGCGTTCGGACATCTATTCGCTGGGCGCTCTGTTGTACGAATTGCTTTGTGGGATACCACCCTTTGTGGGCGAATCAGCCGCCGCGGTGGTATCGCAGCACGTTGCGACCGCGCCGGTCGCGCCGAGCGGGCATCGGCCCGGGGTCCCAGCGGCGCTAGACCAGTTGCTGCTGAGGATGCTGGCGAAGTCGCCAGACGCACGTCCCCAACACGCAACCGAGGTTCGCGACGCACTCGGGCTGATCGCTGCCGCCGCCGCTGGTGGCGATAGCTTGACTCACGATGTGGCGGCGCTGGACCGGATCACGGACAGCGGTTTCGTCGGCCGAGAGCGGGAGATCCAGGCACTGCGCGCGGCGATCGATGACGTGGTCGGCCGCCGTGGGCGCACGGTGCTCGTAAGTGGTGAGTCGGGTATCGGTAAAACCCGGCTCGCGTCGGAGGCCGCGGCTTATGCGGCACTGCGGGGCGCGCAGGTTCTGTGGGGGCGCTGCTATGCAGGCGCGGGTGCGCCTGCCTACTGGCCGTGGGTGCAGGTAATCCGCGACTATGCGCGCGATCACGACGCCGAAACGGTAGCTTCTGACCTCGGCTCTGGCGCGTTTGAGATCGCACAGATCGTCTCCGAGGTGCGCGAGCGTATTCCGGAGATCCCTGAATCGCCGACGCTGGACTCAGAACAGGCACGATTCCGGCTGTTCGATTCGGTGTCGCGGTTCCTGGTTGGCGCTTCCAACCGCCAGCCGCTGGCGATATTCCTCGAAGACCTGCATCAGGCTGACCGTCCCTCGCTGATGCTGCTGGCATTCGTCGTGCGCGAACTTGCCCGCTCGCGCGTATTCCTCCTATGCACCTACCGCGACGACGAGCTCCCCGGCGAACACTATCTGAATGAGGTGCTCACGGCGCTCAGCAAGGAGCGGGGCTACGCCGGTATCAGGCTGCGAGGACTATCCGATCAACACGTCAGGGCGATGCTCGAAGCCGTGCTGCAACAACCGCTTGAGCGCCGCGACGAACTCACGCTCGCGGATACCGTCTGCCGTGAATCGGAAGGCAACCCTTACTTCACCGAAGAGATCATCCGTCACCTGATCGACTCCGAAGTGCTTGACTGGCGCGACGGTCGCTGGGTTATCCGCATCCGGGACGGCGAGGGGCTCGGGATCCCCCGAGGTATCCGCGAGGCCGTCTCCCATCGGTTGGAGAAGCTCCCGGCCGAGACACGTGAGCTGCTGTCGACGGCCGCAGTGATCGGCCGTGAGTTCGATCTGCCAATCCTGACGCACGTGAGCGGGCTCGAGGCAGGGGCCGTGCTGACGCGGATGCAGCCAGCGCTGGAGGGGGCGATCGTGCGGGCTACCGGCGAGCCGGGAGGATACGTCTTTGCGCACGGTGCAACCCCCGACGCTCTGTATGACGATCTGCCCGCACTGCGCCGCTCCCAGCTGCACACCGCCGCCGGCGAGGCGCTCGAGCAGATCTACGAAGACCGGATCGAGTCCCATCTGTCTGCGATCGCATACCACTTCGCGAAGGCGGCGCCACGGGGTGACATCGCCAAGGCAGCCGACTACGCCTGGTGGGCGGGCGAACGGGCGGCTGCGACGTATGCGTACGAAGACGCGGTTAGCCTCTACGCGACGTCGCTGCGGCTGTTCGACACGCTCTCGGAAGTGGTGCCGCAACGCCGATGTGATCTGCTGCTCGCGCTCGGGGACGCCCAGTGGCGAGCCGGCGAAGCCGAGGGTGCCCGTAAGACATTCGGCGAGGCGGCGGTGACCGCGCGTGAGCTTGCGCTGAACGACCACTATGCCCGTGCCGCGCTTGGATACGGTGGTGGTCCCGGTGGCTTCTCGATCACCGATCGCGCCGATGAACGGCTGATAGCAATGTTGGATGAGGCGCTTGGGGTGTTGCCGGCGCGGGACAGCGCGTTGCGGGTGACAGTGCTTGCTCGGCTGGCCCTCGAGCTTCGCTGCAAGGGCGACCTCAAGGACGCCGACCGGGCAAGCGCGCAAGCCATCGAGATGGCCGAGCGGGTCGGTGACACGAAGATCCTGCTACTGGCCATGCACAGCCGCCAGTGGTCGACCCTGGGCCCCGACCGGATCGATGAGGCGATCGCATCGGGCGAGGAGATGGTGCGGCTCGCCCGGATCGTCGGTGACCGCGACATGGAGTTCGAGGGTCACCATTTGCGGCTAATCGCGCTTGCTCAGCTCGGCGACTTTCATGCGGTCGATGAGGAGATCGCTGAGTGCGACCGGTTGGCGGGCGACCTGCGCCAGCCGCGCTACCTGAGGCAGGCGGCGGTATTCCGCACGATGCGGGCGTTGATGCAGGGGCGCTTCAAGGAGTCCGAGCGTCTCGCGCAGACGGCGCTGACGATCGGCCAGCGTGCCCGGCGGGAGGTGGCGGCGGTTGTGTTTGGCGCTCAGTCGTTCCTGACACGGTTCGCGGACGGCAGCTTGGGACAGCTGCGCGACGCCGGTCGCGAGGCCGCCGCACGTTACGGCCAGGCGTGGCCGTCGGCGTATGTGTGGCTGCTCACCGAGATCGGCCAGCTCGATGAGGCCCGCTCTAGGTTCGCGGAGCTTGCGGCTAACGGCTTCGAGGCGCTGCGGCGCAGCGGTGACTCGTTGACGTCGATCTGCGCGCTGTCGATTGCGTCGGTCGCGATCGGGGACCGCGACGCCGCCAGCAACCTGTACGAGCTGCTGCTGCCCTACGAAGATCGCTGCACCTTGTTTCTGGCTGGCGCCGGCTGCCTTGGTTCCAACCACGCATTCCTCGGCTTGGCCGCGGCGGCAGCCGCCCGTCACCAGGACGCCGCGCACCACTTTGAACTCGCGCTCGTGCGCAACGCGGAGATGGGCTGCGACTATGTGACTCCACGGGTCTGCTATGAGTACGCTCGGACACTGCTCAACAGATCTGAGCCGGCCGACCGGGAGAAGGCGATGGACCTGATCGACCGGGGACTTGCCGTTGCGCGGCAGATCGGCGTGCGCCTGGAGGCCGAGCGACTTACGCGGCTGCGCCAGGAGCACCAGGAGCAGAGATCGACGCTCGGCTGGTCGGCTCTGGATAGTGTTGTGCAATCTGTTGAGCTGGACCGGCCCGACCTCCGAGCGGTAGCAGCGCCCGACGGCACCGTTACGATCATGTTCTCGGACATCGAGGGCTCCACCGTGCTCACCGAGCAGCTTGGCGACGACCGCTGGCTAAAGGTTCTGCACCGCCACAACGCGCTCATCCGCGGCCAGCTGGTGGCGCACGACGGCTTCGAGGTCAAGTCGCAGGGCGACGGATTCATGGTCGCGTTCGCCAGTGCCCGCAGCGCGCTACGCTGCGCGATCGCAATCCAGCGCGAGTTGGCCGCGCTACGCGATCAGTCCGGCAGTCAGGTGCTTCGCGTCCGGATCGGACTGCACACCGGAGAGGTGATCCGCGAACGGGAGGACTTCTTCGGGCACACCGTGATCCTCGCGGCGCGGATTGGGGCGAAAGCGACCGGCGGTGAGATCCTCGTCTCGGGGGTGTTGCGTGGACTGGTCGCCGGCAGTCACGAGTTCCGATTCGGGGAACCCCGGGACGAGCAGCTCAAGGGGCTGCGGGACCCTCAGCGAGTCTATGAGGTGTGCTGGCGATAG
- a CDS encoding DegV family protein → MADVAVVTDSTCYLPGALVDSVGITVVSSYYDVGAGALREAEFDGDFAQFYAHLDASKSVAATSAPTVEDFVVVFERLLRQHSAVVSVLISSGISETCSMARQAAARLASEDRGGERVMVIDSAGLGGHLGLQALAAARAATAGADVQGVIERVRQARAAVKGWGLVDTLEYLRRSDRVGTLAAWIGSALDLKPILAIESELKAVERVRTYRRGVERLVDLMRQRRAVGSDRWFVQHAHAHEEAKRLVERLGELFGTAPEFIAEIGPVVATHTGPGALLVGGLPGAALR, encoded by the coding sequence GTGGCAGACGTCGCGGTGGTTACTGACAGCACCTGCTACCTGCCGGGTGCGCTCGTCGACAGCGTCGGTATCACGGTGGTGTCGTCGTATTACGACGTGGGTGCCGGCGCGCTGCGCGAGGCGGAGTTCGATGGTGATTTCGCACAGTTCTATGCCCACCTGGACGCATCGAAGAGCGTTGCTGCGACGTCGGCGCCGACCGTCGAGGATTTTGTCGTCGTCTTTGAACGGCTGCTGCGGCAGCACAGCGCTGTCGTCTCGGTCCTGATCTCCTCCGGCATTTCCGAGACCTGCTCGATGGCTCGACAGGCAGCCGCACGGCTGGCATCCGAGGACCGAGGTGGCGAGCGGGTGATGGTGATCGACTCGGCCGGCCTGGGCGGCCATCTTGGACTCCAAGCGCTAGCGGCGGCGCGTGCCGCGACCGCGGGAGCCGACGTCCAGGGCGTGATCGAGCGGGTACGCCAGGCCCGTGCGGCGGTCAAGGGCTGGGGCCTGGTGGACACGCTCGAGTACCTCCGGCGGAGCGATCGGGTTGGCACTCTGGCCGCGTGGATCGGATCGGCGCTCGACCTCAAGCCGATCTTGGCGATCGAATCGGAGCTCAAGGCCGTCGAGCGCGTGCGTACCTACCGGCGTGGGGTCGAGCGGCTCGTCGACCTGATGCGCCAGCGGCGCGCGGTAGGTAGCGACCGATGGTTCGTCCAGCACGCGCATGCGCACGAGGAGGCGAAGCGGCTGGTGGAGCGCCTCGGCGAGCTTTTCGGCACGGCGCCGGAGTTCATCGCCGAGATTGGACCGGTAGTCGCAACCCACACGGGTCCGGGGGCGCTGTTGGTCGGCGGACTTCCCGGTGCTGCGTTGAGGTAA